In Castor canadensis chromosome 11, mCasCan1.hap1v2, whole genome shotgun sequence, a single genomic region encodes these proteins:
- the Elk4 gene encoding ETS domain-containing protein Elk-4 isoform X2: MDSAITLWQFLLQLLQEPQNEHMICWTSNNGEFKLLQAEEVARLWGIRKNKPNMNYDKLSRALRYYYVKNIIKKVNGQKFVYKFVSYPEILKMDPMTVGRIEGDCETLNPSEVSSSSKDVENGGKEKPLQPGAKTSSRNDYIHSGLYSSFTLNSLNTSNKKLFKSIKMENPAEKLAEKKSQEPTSSVIKFVTTPSKKPPLEPVAVTISTGPSISPSSEETIQALETLVSPKLPSLEAPTPASSVATTFTPTPPVPSIPLSLKEPPRTPSPPLSSNADIDTDIESVASQPMELPENLSLESKNENSALPEKDKTNNSSRSKKPKGLELAPTLVITGSDPSPLGILSPSLPTASLTPALFSQTPILLTPSPLLSSIHFWSTLSPVAPLSPARLQGANTLFQFPSVLNSHGPFTLSGLDGPSTPGPFSPDLQKT; this comes from the exons ATGGACAGTGCCATCACCCTGTGGCAGttcctcctccagctcctccagGAGCCTCAGAATGAGCACATGATCTGTTGGACCTCTAACAATGGGGAATTCAAGCTTCTGCAGGCAGAAGAGGTGGCTCGGCTCTGGGGCATTCGCAAGAACAAGCCTAACATGAATTATGACAAACTCAGCCGAGCCCTCAGATACTACTATGTGAAG AATATCATTAAAAAAGTGAATGGTCAGAAGTTTGTGTACAAGTTTGTCTCTTATCCAGAGATTTTGAAAATGGATCCAATGACAGTGGGCAGGATTGAGGGAGACTGTGAAACTTTAAACCCCAGTGAAGTCAGCAGCAGTTCCAAAGATGTGGAgaatggagggaaagagaaaCCACTTCAGCCTGGTGCCAAGACCTCTAGCCGCAATGACTACATACACTCTGGCTTGTATTCTTCTTTTACTCTCAACTCTTTGAACACCTCCAATAAGAAGCTTTTCAAATCTATAAAGATGGAAAATCCGGCTGAGAAACTGGCAGAGAAAAAATCTCAGGAGCCAACATCATCTGTTATCAAATTTGTAACAACACCTTCCAAAAAGCCACCCCTTGAACCTGTTGCTGTCACCATTTCAACTGGTCCAAGTATTTCTCCATCTTCCGAAGAAACTATCCAAGCATTGGAGACATTAGTTTCCCCAAAACTACCTTCCTTGGAAGCCCCAACACCTGCATCAAGTGTAGCTACCACTTTCACCCCCACACCTCCTGTTCCATCCATACCCCTTTCTTTGAAGGAGCCTCCTAGGACACCTTCTCCACCACTGAGTTCCAATGCAGACATCGACACAGACATTGAGTCAGTGGCTTCTCAGCCAATGGAACTTCCAGAGAACTTGTCACTGGAGTCTAAAAATGAGAATTCTGCTTTGCcagaaaaggacaaaacaaatAATTCGTCAAGATCCAAGAAACCCAAAGGGTTAGAACTGGCCCCCACGCTTGTGATCACAGGCAGTGACCCAAGCCCACTGGGAATATTAAGTCCATCTCTCCCTACAGCTTCTCTTACACCAGCACTTTTTTCACAG ACACCCATCTTGCTGACTCCGAGCCCCTTGCTCTCCAGTATCCACTTTTGGAGTACTCTTAGCCCAGTTGCTCCCCTGAGTCCAGCCAGACTTCAAGGTGCTAACACACTTTTCCAG tttccttctgtACTGAATAGTCATGGCCCGTTCACTCTGTCTGGCCTGGATGGACCTTCTACTCCTGGCCCATTTTCCCCAGACCTTCAGAAGACATAA
- the Elk4 gene encoding ETS domain-containing protein Elk-4 isoform X1 → MPVIPALGRLRQKNLVKPIAMDSAITLWQFLLQLLQEPQNEHMICWTSNNGEFKLLQAEEVARLWGIRKNKPNMNYDKLSRALRYYYVKNIIKKVNGQKFVYKFVSYPEILKMDPMTVGRIEGDCETLNPSEVSSSSKDVENGGKEKPLQPGAKTSSRNDYIHSGLYSSFTLNSLNTSNKKLFKSIKMENPAEKLAEKKSQEPTSSVIKFVTTPSKKPPLEPVAVTISTGPSISPSSEETIQALETLVSPKLPSLEAPTPASSVATTFTPTPPVPSIPLSLKEPPRTPSPPLSSNADIDTDIESVASQPMELPENLSLESKNENSALPEKDKTNNSSRSKKPKGLELAPTLVITGSDPSPLGILSPSLPTASLTPALFSQTPILLTPSPLLSSIHFWSTLSPVAPLSPARLQGANTLFQFPSVLNSHGPFTLSGLDGPSTPGPFSPDLQKT, encoded by the exons atgcctgtaattccagcactcgggagactgaggcagaagaatcttgTCAAG CCTATTGCTATGGACAGTGCCATCACCCTGTGGCAGttcctcctccagctcctccagGAGCCTCAGAATGAGCACATGATCTGTTGGACCTCTAACAATGGGGAATTCAAGCTTCTGCAGGCAGAAGAGGTGGCTCGGCTCTGGGGCATTCGCAAGAACAAGCCTAACATGAATTATGACAAACTCAGCCGAGCCCTCAGATACTACTATGTGAAG AATATCATTAAAAAAGTGAATGGTCAGAAGTTTGTGTACAAGTTTGTCTCTTATCCAGAGATTTTGAAAATGGATCCAATGACAGTGGGCAGGATTGAGGGAGACTGTGAAACTTTAAACCCCAGTGAAGTCAGCAGCAGTTCCAAAGATGTGGAgaatggagggaaagagaaaCCACTTCAGCCTGGTGCCAAGACCTCTAGCCGCAATGACTACATACACTCTGGCTTGTATTCTTCTTTTACTCTCAACTCTTTGAACACCTCCAATAAGAAGCTTTTCAAATCTATAAAGATGGAAAATCCGGCTGAGAAACTGGCAGAGAAAAAATCTCAGGAGCCAACATCATCTGTTATCAAATTTGTAACAACACCTTCCAAAAAGCCACCCCTTGAACCTGTTGCTGTCACCATTTCAACTGGTCCAAGTATTTCTCCATCTTCCGAAGAAACTATCCAAGCATTGGAGACATTAGTTTCCCCAAAACTACCTTCCTTGGAAGCCCCAACACCTGCATCAAGTGTAGCTACCACTTTCACCCCCACACCTCCTGTTCCATCCATACCCCTTTCTTTGAAGGAGCCTCCTAGGACACCTTCTCCACCACTGAGTTCCAATGCAGACATCGACACAGACATTGAGTCAGTGGCTTCTCAGCCAATGGAACTTCCAGAGAACTTGTCACTGGAGTCTAAAAATGAGAATTCTGCTTTGCcagaaaaggacaaaacaaatAATTCGTCAAGATCCAAGAAACCCAAAGGGTTAGAACTGGCCCCCACGCTTGTGATCACAGGCAGTGACCCAAGCCCACTGGGAATATTAAGTCCATCTCTCCCTACAGCTTCTCTTACACCAGCACTTTTTTCACAG ACACCCATCTTGCTGACTCCGAGCCCCTTGCTCTCCAGTATCCACTTTTGGAGTACTCTTAGCCCAGTTGCTCCCCTGAGTCCAGCCAGACTTCAAGGTGCTAACACACTTTTCCAG tttccttctgtACTGAATAGTCATGGCCCGTTCACTCTGTCTGGCCTGGATGGACCTTCTACTCCTGGCCCATTTTCCCCAGACCTTCAGAAGACATAA